The following are encoded in a window of Arctopsyche grandis isolate Sample6627 chromosome 4, ASM5162203v2, whole genome shotgun sequence genomic DNA:
- the Idh3g gene encoding isocitrate dehydrogenase (NAD(+)) 3 non-catalytic subunit gamma isoform X2, producing MSVCAKMSLSLSLAGAVSRGAKSAARTLRRQMASATALSDFEQQHKTPVIRRQENMPIAEYGGRHAVTMLPGGGIGPELMGYVKEVFRVVGAPVDFEVVDINPDAETNDDLEYAIMTIRRNGVGIKGNIETKSELAGVLSRNVALRNELDLYVNILHCRSYPGVPSRHSDVDILIIRQNTEGEYAMLEHESVHGVIESMKVVTADNSERVARYAFEFAKKNGRKKVTTVHKANIMKLSDGLFLETSRKVAKDYPEIEHNDMIIDNCCMQLVSRPHQFDVMIMTNLYGTIVSNVVCGLVGGAGLLSGRNYGEHYAVFEPGTRNTAIAGKNIANPIAMLNASVDMLNHLGNHYHADLIENAIKKTISVDLIHTPDLKGTATSMDVVQSILSNLSK from the exons ATGTCTGTGTGCGCGAAGATGTCTCTGTCTCTGTCGTTGGCGGGGGCCGTGAGCAGAGGAGCGAAGAGTGCGGCGAGAACGCTCCGGCGACAGATGGCGTCGGCGACCGCGCTCTCCGACTTCGAGCAGCAGCACAAAACCCCGGTGATCCGTCGCCAGGAAAACATGCCCATCGCCGAGTACGGAGGCCGCCACGCCGTCACCATGCTTCCCGGCGGGGGCATCGGACCAGAGCTCATGGGATACGTCAAGGAAGTCTTCAG AGTGGTCGGTGCGCCCGTTGACTTTGAAGTGGTAGATATAAATCCCGATGCGGAGACAAACGATGATCTGGAATATGCGATAATGACGATCCGTCGAAACGGTGTAGGTATCAAGGGAAATATTGAAACTAAGAGTGAACTTGCCGGCGTGCTTTCTCGAAACGTGGCTCTGCGTAATGAATTGGATCTCTATGTGAACATCCTGCATTGCCGGTCCTATCCTGGAGTACCCAGCCGACACAGTGATGTCGATATTTTAATCATTAGGCAAAATACCGAAGGAGAGTACGCTATGCTCGAGCACGAATCCGTCCACGGTGTTATAGAGTCGATGAAAGTTGTGACGGCTGATAATTCGGAACGAGTAGCCCGATATGCTTTTGAATTCGCAAAGAAAAATGGCAGAAAGAAG gtTACAACTGTACACAAAGCCAACATAATGAAACTTTCTGATGGATTATTCTTAGAGACGTCTCGAAAAGTAGCGAAAGATTATCCTGAAATAGAACACAATGACATGATTATTGACAACTGTTGCATGCAACTTGTCTCTAG acCTCATCAATTTGACGTAATGATTATGACAAATCTATACGGTACTATCGTATCTAACGTCGTCTGTGGACTAGTCGGTGGTGCTGGTCTTCTTTCCGGACGCAATTACGGCGAACATTATGCAGTTTTTGAACCTGGCACCAGAAATACTG CTATTGCCGGGAAGAATATTGCAAACCCGATTGCAATGTTAAACGCTTCGGTAGATATGTTAAATCATTTAGGTAATCACTATCACGCAGATCTGATCGAAAACGCTATTAAGAAAACGATAAGCGTGGACCTCATTCATACTCCTGATCTTAAAGGCACCGCAACCTCAATGGATGTTGTTCAATCTATTCTATCAAATCTTAGCAAGTAA
- the Idh3g gene encoding isocitrate dehydrogenase (NAD(+)) 3 non-catalytic subunit gamma isoform X1, translated as MSVCAKMSLSLSLAGAVSRGAKSAARTLRRQMASATALSDFEQQHKTPVIRRQENMPIAEYGGRHAVTMLPGGGIGPELMGYVKEVFRVVGAPVDFEVVDINPDAETNDDLEYAIMTIRRNGVGIKGNIETKSELAGVLSRNVALRNELDLYVNILHCRSYPGVPSRHSDVDILIIRQNTEGEYAMLEHESVHGVIESMKVVTADNSERVARYAFEFAKKNGRKKVTTVHKANIMKLSDGLFLETSRKVAKDYPEIEHNDMIIDNCCMQLVSRPHQFDVMIMTNLYGTIVSNVVCGLVGGAGLLSGRNYGEHYAVFEPGTRNTGTAIAGKNIANPIAMLNASVDMLNHLGNHYHADLIENAIKKTISVDLIHTPDLKGTATSMDVVQSILSNLSK; from the exons ATGTCTGTGTGCGCGAAGATGTCTCTGTCTCTGTCGTTGGCGGGGGCCGTGAGCAGAGGAGCGAAGAGTGCGGCGAGAACGCTCCGGCGACAGATGGCGTCGGCGACCGCGCTCTCCGACTTCGAGCAGCAGCACAAAACCCCGGTGATCCGTCGCCAGGAAAACATGCCCATCGCCGAGTACGGAGGCCGCCACGCCGTCACCATGCTTCCCGGCGGGGGCATCGGACCAGAGCTCATGGGATACGTCAAGGAAGTCTTCAG AGTGGTCGGTGCGCCCGTTGACTTTGAAGTGGTAGATATAAATCCCGATGCGGAGACAAACGATGATCTGGAATATGCGATAATGACGATCCGTCGAAACGGTGTAGGTATCAAGGGAAATATTGAAACTAAGAGTGAACTTGCCGGCGTGCTTTCTCGAAACGTGGCTCTGCGTAATGAATTGGATCTCTATGTGAACATCCTGCATTGCCGGTCCTATCCTGGAGTACCCAGCCGACACAGTGATGTCGATATTTTAATCATTAGGCAAAATACCGAAGGAGAGTACGCTATGCTCGAGCACGAATCCGTCCACGGTGTTATAGAGTCGATGAAAGTTGTGACGGCTGATAATTCGGAACGAGTAGCCCGATATGCTTTTGAATTCGCAAAGAAAAATGGCAGAAAGAAG gtTACAACTGTACACAAAGCCAACATAATGAAACTTTCTGATGGATTATTCTTAGAGACGTCTCGAAAAGTAGCGAAAGATTATCCTGAAATAGAACACAATGACATGATTATTGACAACTGTTGCATGCAACTTGTCTCTAG acCTCATCAATTTGACGTAATGATTATGACAAATCTATACGGTACTATCGTATCTAACGTCGTCTGTGGACTAGTCGGTGGTGCTGGTCTTCTTTCCGGACGCAATTACGGCGAACATTATGCAGTTTTTGAACCTGGCACCAGAAATACTG GCACAGCTATTGCCGGGAAGAATATTGCAAACCCGATTGCAATGTTAAACGCTTCGGTAGATATGTTAAATCATTTAGGTAATCACTATCACGCAGATCTGATCGAAAACGCTATTAAGAAAACGATAAGCGTGGACCTCATTCATACTCCTGATCTTAAAGGCACCGCAACCTCAATGGATGTTGTTCAATCTATTCTATCAAATCTTAGCAAGTAA
- the LOC143910298 gene encoding juvenile hormone esterase-like: MYITLFSVLLTIFTIVALDEKVPFPNEKLPHSTEFFTQNAKTYNIRNKRQDGFALFDTLKNSSLLSNLINGNQVKLNVPPEIYSSNELSKFLSLNSITSLQAAYKDYINVLDPNATDNEENDSNETPSFQPLVSTSNGIVRGSYVQDDTSYYSFQGIPYAEKPARFQSPTSAKRWDGIKDTVKQKPNCIQYDEFLQIKGGSEDCLYLNINTPTLDYKNLPVIVWIHGGSFKFGTSSQLIYGPQRLIKKDVVVVHINYRLGAFGFLSTRTKHAPGNAGLKDVLLALRWVQNNIHMFGGDNYNICLYGVSTGAGMVEYLMLSPIAQGLFQKAILQSGSALSNKFFSDDPVQSAFKLGKYLGRPTISIDELMDTLREADAFDILDAVEKMDVDGSPNMNYFNFVPSVENVIADEELLLPDTPEALLKRGSYNQIPTLVGFNSDEGLLDFKHIKNVPKYLDSLNDIFEYLLPADLLKCVKDPQKKKDILERIKQFYFNGRRISSDTIRNYVDMIGDILFTYGVQKSVHIKSKHLDAPIYYYQFAYNGAIGLSKNYISYNITGVAHADDLPYVFKFAIVDPIFQYDDEVKAVSKTMVTLYTNFLKYGNPTPSATENLPVIWESINDKTLPYLRISNTLEMKENPNKERYKFWSELNELSH, from the exons ATGTACATTACATTATTTTCGGTATTACTAACAATCTTCACAATTGTTGCGCTAGATGAAAAGGTACCTTTTCCAAATGAAAAACTGCCTCATAGCACTGAGTTTTTCACGCAAAACGCCAAAACATACAACATTCGCAACAAAAGACAAGATGGCTTTGCACTATTcgatactctgaaaaattcatcacTTTTATCAAACTTAATCAACGGAAACCAAGTTAAATTAAATGTGCCTCCTGAAATATACTCGTCAAATGAATTATCGAAATTTTTATCGTTGAATTCAATCACAAGTTTACAAGCAGCTTACAAAGACTACATCAACGTGTTAGACCCAAACGCAACCGATAATGAAGAGAACGATTCTAATGAAACACCCAGTTTTCAACCATTGGTATCGACTTCGAACGGTATAGTGCGGGGAAGCTATGTGCAAGATGATACGAGCTATTATTCATTCCAAGGTATACCATATGCAGAAAAACCAGCGAGATTTCAG TCACCTACGTCAGCAAAACGTTGGGACGGAATCAAAGACACCGTTAAGCAAAAACCTAATTGCATTCAATACGACGAGTTCTTACAAATCAAAGGAGGCAGCGAAGATTGCTTGTATTTGAACATCAACACTCCGACACTCGACTACAAAAACCTACCAGTTATAGTATGGATACACGGTGGATCTTTCAAATTCGGCACATCTAGCCAACTCATATATGGACCACAAAGACTGATTAAAAAAGACGTGGTTGTGGTGCACATTAACTACAGATTAGGAGCGTTCGGATTTTTGTCAACTCGGACAAAGCATGCTCCCGGCAATGCCGGTTTGAAAGACGTTTTGTTAGCTCTACGCTGGGTGCAAAACAACATACACATGTTTGGCGGAGATAATTACAACATATGCTTGTATGGAGTGAGTACGGGAGCTGGAATGGTGGAATATCTGATGCTATCGCCGATCGCTCAAGGCTTGTTCCAAAAAGCAATACTACAGAGCGGATCGGCTTTGAGCAATAAATTTTTTTCCGACGATCCGGTACAGTCTGCGTTCAAACTTGGAAAATATTTAGGACGACCCACTATTAGTATCGATGAGCTGATGGATACTTTAAGAGAGGCCGACGCTTTCGACATATTGGACGCTGTCGAAAAAATGGACGTAGACGGAAGCCcaaatatgaattatttcaatttcgTACCGAGCGTAGAAAATGTGATCGCTGATGAGGAACTACTTTTGCCAGATACGCCAGAAGCGCTTCTAAAACGTGGTTCATATAATCAAATTCCAACACTTGTAGGCTTCAATTCAGATGAAGGATTACTCGATTTTAAGCACATAAAAAACGTTCCAAAATATCTCGACTCGTTGAATGACATCTTTGAGTATTTGCTACCGGCGGATTTGTTGAAATGCGTCAAAGATCCTCAAAAGAAAAAAGACATTCTTGAAAGGATAAAGCAGTTTTATTTCAACGGTCGTCGAATAAGTTCAGACACAATTAGAAACTATGTTGATATGATAGGAGACATTTTGTTCACTTACGGCGTACAGAAAAGTGTTCACATCAAGTCGAAGCATTTGGACGCTCCTATTTACTATTATCAATTTGCATACAACGGAGCGATAGGATTGTCGAAAAATTACATATCTTACAACATAACGGGGGTTGCTCATGCAGATGATTTGccttacgtatttaaatttgcTATAGTAGATCCAATATTTCAATATGACGACGAGGTAAAAGCAGTTTCGAAAACGATGGTCACATTGTATacgaattttttgaaatatgg GAATCCGACACCTTCAGCTACCGAAAATTTACCTGTTATATGGGAATCAATCAACGATAAAACATTACCATACCTAAGAATTTCAAATACGTTAGAAATGAAAGAAAATCCCAACAAAGAAAGATATAAATTTTGGTCGGAACTTAATGAATTATCGCATTAA
- the LOC143910299 gene encoding venom carboxylesterase-6-like → MSKLQLLLVIFLCFVDIVFNYQTIYESNNTNSLSYVESQYNTRKKRESDKQDDGVEFQLPTVKHNLGITGKNMMHEKDSMKKVIPMINENNVTVKVDNLSRKEDLKKKVSAVVSTSNGMVEGLFVEKNNTKYYSFRGIRYAEKPIRFQASAPVKPWKGIKNATQYPTLCYQKTEIFGIVGGSEDCLYLNINTPTIQDKKLPVIVWIYGGAYKFGTASFETYNPIRFTKKGIIVVSIYYRVGAFGFLSTRSEHAPGNVGLKDVVLGLRWVRKNIHMFGGDTHNICLYGLSSGGSVVEYLTLSPMSHGLFDKAISHSGTSMSTLMYTERPIETAFKLGTYLGFQNKDLDELMEFLQKANASSIVEANHKMDQDDSTFMSLHFVPSCEEKLSGEVFLDDHPENILRSGNYYQVPYLMGYNNKEGISELSYIKNLTTFLKSMNSMFEYVQPKDLFDGVKYRKRRTILKQIQKYYFGDDPISMDKAQDFIDLIGDATFAYGVHKSVDIRAHNTKYPLYYYEFAYHEAHSIIYQRDDVNITGAGHGEDLSYVFIILDREWSDRAKLVSDRYVQMYTNFAKYGNPTPNQTELIPVLWPPVKNDSFPYLRISDTMEIKQDGNRDRFKFWSKIYADRYQ, encoded by the exons ATGAGCAAGCTACAACTGTTATTGGTGATATTTTTGTGTTTCGTAGACATAGTTTTCAATTATCAAACTATTTACGAGTCTAATAATACAAATAGTTTGTCATATGTTGAATCACAATATAATACAAGGAAAAAAAGAGAGAGTGACAAACAAGATGATGGAGTTGAATTTCAACTACCCACAGTAAAACACAATTTAGGAATTACAGGAAAAAATATGATGCATGAAAAGGATTCAATGAAAAAAGTCATTCCAATGATAAACGAAAATAATGTAACGGTTAAAGTAGACAATCTATCGAGAAAAGAagatttaaagaaaaaagtatcaGCTGTAGTATCTACTTCTAATGGAATGGTGGAGGGGCTCTTTGTCGAAAAGAATAATACCAAATATTATTCATTCAGAGGCATTCGGTATGCGGAAAAACCTATTCGTTTTCAA GCTTCCGCACCAGTAAAACCATGGAAAGGAATAAAAAATGCCACACAGTATCCCACGCTCTGTTATCAAAAGACCGAAATATTTGGAATAGTCGGAGGGAGCGAAGATTGCCTGTATTTAAACATCAATACGCCGACTATTCAAGATAAAAAACTTCCCGTCATAGTTTGGATATACGGTGGGGCGTACAAATTCGGAACGGCCAGTTTTGAAACTTACAATCCGATACGATTTACCAAAAAGGGCATAATCGTTGTCAGTATATATTACAGGGTCGGAGCGTTTGGTTTTCTATCCACTAGATCAGAACACGCACCAGGTAACGTAGGCTTGAAAGACGTTGTCCTAGGACTACGTTGGGTACGAAAAAACATACACATGTTCGGCGGAGACACGCACAATATATGCTTGTATGGATTGAGTTCTGGGGGGAGCGTAGTTGAATATTTGACATTGTCACCGATGTCACACGGTTTATTCGACAAAGCGATTTCTCACAGTGGGACATCCATGTCTACGCTGATGTATACCGAGAGACCAATTGAGACAGCGTTTAAACTCGGCACCTATCTTGGATTCCAAAATAAAGATTTGGACGAATTGATGGAGTTTCTGCAAAAAGCAAACGCTTCCAGTATCGTAGAAGCTAATCATAAAATGGACCAAGACGATTCCACTTTCATGTCTTTGCATTTTGTGCCAAGTTGTGAAGAAAAATTATCAGGAGAGGTGTTTTTGGACGATCATCCAGAAAATATACTCAGATCTGGAAATTATTATCAAGTCCCATACTTAATGGggtataataataaagaagGAATAAGTGAGCTgtcttatataaaaaatttgacgacttttttaaaatcaatgaacaGCATGTTTGAATATGTACAACCGAAAGATCTATTCGATGGAGTCAAGTATCGTAAGAGAAGAACTATTTTAAAACAGATACAAAAGTATTATTTTGGCGATGATCCGATTTCAATGGATAAAGCCCAAGATTTCATCGATTTGATAGGTGATGCAACATTTGCATACGGAGTACACAAATCAGTCGATATTAGAGCGCACAATACGAAGTATCCACTATATTATTACGAGTTTGCTTACCATGAAGCACATTCAATAATATACCAACGCGATGATGTAAATATAACGGGAGCGGGTCACGGTGAAGACTTGTCATACGTCTTCATAATATTGGACAGAGAATGGTCTGACAGAGCGAAACTTGTATCCGATAGATATGTGCAAATGTACACCAATTTTGCAAAATACGG AAATCCGACACCGAATCAAACCGAACTTATACCAGTGTTGTGGCCACCCGTAAAGAATGACTCATTCCCATATCTGAGGATATCAGACACTATGGAGATAAAGCAAGACGGAAATCGAGACAGGTTTAAATTTTGGTCTAAAATCTATGCCGACAGATATCAATAG